A single window of Fischerella sp. PCC 9605 DNA harbors:
- a CDS encoding thiamine phosphate synthase, whose translation MKEPGCYDEKTNGVVVMVEPYSQREQIHQVVYRILDANLDRAREGLRIIEEWCRFGLNNAQLAGECKRMRQEVASWHTAELRIARDTTGDPGTELTHPQEEQRASIKSLLQANFCRVEEALRVLEEYGKLYHPNMGKAFKQMRYRVYTLESNLMGYQRHQLLLRSRLYLVTSPTEKLLEIVEAALKGGLTLVQYRDKNVDDAVRLEQAQKLRQLCYTYNAIFIINDRVDLALAVDADGVHLGQQDMPIGIARQLLGPHRLIGRSTTNADEMQRAIKEGADYIGVGPVYETPTKAGKAAAGLEYVRHVAKNCPIPWFAIGGIDPNNINEVIDAGARRVAVVRAIMQAEQPTLVTQYFLSQLNRIQPDPDKSYVESNYPSGQWRTS comes from the coding sequence ATGAAAGAGCCTGGCTGTTACGATGAAAAGACTAATGGGGTTGTTGTAATGGTCGAGCCATACAGCCAAAGGGAACAAATACATCAAGTTGTTTACCGCATATTAGATGCAAATCTAGACCGTGCGCGTGAAGGTTTGCGAATCATCGAAGAGTGGTGTCGCTTTGGTTTGAATAATGCCCAGTTGGCTGGGGAATGCAAGCGGATGCGACAAGAGGTAGCAAGCTGGCATACTGCTGAACTGCGGATAGCGCGGGATACAACAGGCGATCCCGGTACTGAATTAACCCATCCGCAGGAAGAACAACGCGCCAGTATCAAATCGTTGCTGCAAGCGAACTTCTGTCGAGTAGAAGAAGCCTTGCGAGTGCTGGAAGAATACGGCAAGCTTTATCACCCGAATATGGGGAAAGCTTTTAAGCAGATGCGCTATCGAGTTTATACCCTAGAGAGTAATTTAATGGGTTATCAGCGACATCAATTACTGCTGCGATCACGCTTGTATCTTGTCACCTCTCCAACTGAAAAGCTACTGGAAATAGTCGAGGCTGCACTCAAGGGTGGATTAACGCTAGTCCAATATCGCGACAAGAATGTTGATGACGCTGTGCGGCTCGAACAAGCTCAAAAATTACGGCAGTTATGCTACACTTACAACGCGATTTTCATTATTAATGACCGAGTCGATTTAGCCTTGGCGGTAGATGCTGACGGCGTACATTTGGGACAACAAGATATGCCCATTGGTATAGCCCGACAATTACTAGGCCCGCATCGATTGATTGGTCGCTCTACCACAAATGCTGACGAAATGCAACGGGCAATCAAAGAAGGCGCGGATTATATCGGTGTCGGGCCTGTTTATGAAACTCCCACAAAAGCAGGTAAGGCCGCAGCAGGTTTGGAATATGTTAGACATGTCGCTAAAAATTGTCCCATACCTTGGTTTGCGATTGGGGGTATAGACCCAAATAATATCAATGAAGTGATTGATGCGGGAGCAAGGCGTGTAGCTGTGGTGCGTGCTATCATGCAAGCCGAACAACCTACCTTAGT
- a CDS encoding DUF1565 domain-containing protein: MLSMSGSTCLFYLAAGMSMASLAFFGSCLDVAIAQTPTTPAQMHLGETTISQVNVLFVNPSVGNDKQGNGGESTPLKTITQALRIASPNTVIKLSKGTYSAETGEVFPLILKSGVSIQGDAGSRGRDVIVTGGGDYLSRSFGSKNIAIVSAKEAQLTGVTVTNSNPRGYGLWIESSGFTVTDSTFTGCTQDGIALSGNATATIRNNFFHRNGANGLTLTGTSRGEVRDNVFKETGFGINIAQKAEPMVVGNQIQNNRSGIIVQASSRPVLRNNVIEGSKEDGLVAITQAQPDLGNASEPGGNKFRNNARYDINASAAKQIIAAYGNTLASDRIAGKLDTKGTTVAIARDLPSSSVPNNTAQETQTGQEITFSAPGVSNNNWQPLALTEMRTRKRVNTATPSRGGSRKVSASTLPPPPNPAYSAKNNTSGQSNNQLLPLQPIASGATSIKPKQSTQPVRSPFVATPPNLKQPTSRSAAGFPIPSSLVGKQTATGWQPANTVKTSAPQVNYVQVAPNTVEFVAPRSQSLSTPVAPVPIANQRQPLPALKPAQVGSSALLPVGNTGNVPKVPLPENSAKTAYAGSSQVGLRFRVMAEVQTQRDQELVRFLAPGAFPTYWQGKAVMQAGVFSSRSNAEQMLNTLNNNGLRSTIEQVSN, translated from the coding sequence ATGCTTTCTATGTCCGGTTCTACGTGTTTGTTTTATCTCGCTGCTGGCATGAGTATGGCGAGTCTGGCATTTTTTGGTAGTTGCCTCGATGTTGCTATTGCTCAGACACCCACAACACCGGCTCAAATGCACCTTGGTGAGACAACAATCTCTCAGGTTAATGTGTTGTTTGTCAACCCAAGTGTCGGAAATGACAAGCAGGGTAATGGCGGTGAAAGCACTCCTTTGAAAACTATTACCCAAGCTTTGCGAATCGCTAGTCCCAATACTGTTATCAAACTCAGCAAAGGAACTTACAGTGCCGAAACGGGTGAGGTGTTCCCTTTAATACTCAAAAGTGGTGTTTCTATTCAAGGAGATGCTGGTAGTAGAGGTCGCGATGTGATCGTTACCGGAGGTGGTGATTACCTCAGTCGCAGTTTTGGTAGTAAAAATATTGCGATCGTCAGTGCGAAGGAAGCACAACTGACTGGCGTCACGGTAACAAATTCTAACCCCCGTGGTTATGGCTTGTGGATTGAATCCAGCGGTTTCACAGTTACAGATAGTACTTTTACTGGCTGTACCCAAGATGGAATAGCCTTGAGTGGCAACGCTACAGCAACAATTCGCAATAATTTCTTTCACCGCAACGGAGCAAACGGACTGACTCTGACTGGCACATCTCGTGGAGAAGTACGAGATAATGTGTTTAAAGAAACCGGGTTTGGCATTAATATTGCCCAAAAAGCCGAGCCTATGGTGGTAGGCAATCAGATCCAAAACAATAGAAGTGGAATTATTGTACAAGCTTCTTCTCGCCCGGTTTTGCGGAATAACGTAATTGAGGGTAGTAAAGAAGATGGGTTGGTGGCGATCACCCAAGCACAGCCTGATTTAGGTAACGCCTCGGAACCAGGCGGAAATAAATTCCGCAATAATGCCCGTTATGACATTAATGCCAGTGCAGCCAAGCAAATCATTGCTGCCTACGGTAACACCCTAGCAAGCGATCGCATTGCTGGTAAGTTAGATACAAAAGGTACAACAGTTGCCATAGCTCGGGACTTGCCATCCTCTTCTGTTCCTAACAATACTGCCCAGGAAACGCAAACAGGCCAAGAAATCACCTTTTCTGCACCTGGTGTCTCTAATAATAATTGGCAGCCATTGGCGTTAACAGAAATGAGGACACGTAAAAGGGTAAACACGGCAACCCCGAGTCGTGGGGGTTCGAGAAAAGTTTCTGCCTCCACCTTACCACCTCCTCCGAACCCCGCCTATTCTGCCAAAAATAATACTTCTGGGCAATCAAACAACCAGCTGCTACCATTGCAACCAATTGCGAGCGGTGCAACATCCATAAAGCCAAAGCAATCCACGCAACCAGTCAGATCTCCATTCGTTGCGACTCCTCCTAACCTCAAGCAACCCACCTCAAGAAGTGCTGCGGGATTTCCTATTCCTAGTAGCTTGGTAGGCAAACAAACAGCTACAGGTTGGCAACCAGCAAATACAGTCAAGACATCTGCACCACAGGTAAATTATGTACAGGTTGCGCCTAATACAGTTGAGTTTGTTGCGCCTCGATCCCAGTCTCTATCTACTCCAGTAGCACCTGTACCAATAGCAAATCAAAGACAGCCATTACCAGCACTAAAACCTGCTCAAGTAGGCTCCTCAGCACTGTTGCCAGTTGGTAATACTGGCAATGTGCCAAAAGTACCACTACCTGAAAATTCCGCCAAAACAGCTTATGCGGGAAGTTCCCAGGTTGGTTTGCGTTTCCGAGTGATGGCAGAAGTACAAACTCAAAGGGATCAGGAGTTAGTCAGATTTCTTGCTCCTGGCGCTTTCCCTACTTACTGGCAAGGCAAGGCAGTTATGCAGGCAGGAGTATTTAGCAGTCGTTCTAATGCCGAGCAAATGCTCAACACGCTCAATAATAATGGGTTAAGATCTACGATTGAGCAAGTAAGTAATTAG